Proteins encoded by one window of Actinocorallia herbida:
- a CDS encoding DEAD/DEAH box helicase, whose protein sequence is MTRAPQRRPNRSNSPRKTQPATRHSEFAMPVNTVPALPPVEEFASMDMAAPLLSTLEAQGLTSPFPIQAATLPNALAGRDVLGRGRTGSGKTLAFGLAMLSRIAGKRARPGQPLALVLVPTRELAQQVTDALTPYADAVRSRLTTVVGGMSIGRQASSLQRGCEVVIATPGRLADLIDRGAVRLDQVGITVLDEADQMADMGFLPQVTRLLDQVEPGGQRMLFSATLDRNVDRLVRTFLSDPVTHSVDPSAGAVTTMEHHLLHVSDAGKLDAAVHIAARDGRTIMFVGMKHAADRLTKKLLSSGVRAAALHGGKSQPQRNRTLEQFRTGEVNVLVATNVAARGIHIDGLDMVVNVDPPTDHKDYLHRGGRTARAGESGTVVTLVLSGQRREMDRMMRTAGITPAEARVAAGEALLTRITGARPPSGIPVVIAPAAEPAPRRTAQGNGRRRSGSGNPRRAGGHGRPQRTAATR, encoded by the coding sequence ATGACCCGTGCACCCCAGCGCAGGCCGAACCGCTCAAACTCCCCCCGCAAGACCCAGCCCGCCACTCGGCACAGCGAGTTCGCGATGCCGGTCAACACCGTGCCCGCGCTTCCGCCGGTCGAAGAGTTCGCCTCGATGGACATGGCGGCCCCGCTGCTGTCCACCCTCGAAGCGCAGGGCCTGACCTCGCCGTTCCCGATCCAGGCCGCGACGCTGCCCAACGCGCTCGCCGGCCGCGACGTGCTCGGCCGGGGCCGTACCGGCTCCGGCAAGACGCTCGCCTTCGGGCTCGCCATGCTCTCCCGGATCGCCGGGAAACGGGCCCGGCCCGGCCAGCCGCTGGCCTTGGTGCTGGTGCCGACCCGCGAGCTCGCCCAGCAGGTCACCGACGCGCTCACCCCGTACGCCGACGCCGTGCGGAGCCGCCTCACCACGGTCGTCGGCGGCATGTCCATCGGCCGGCAGGCCTCCTCGCTCCAGCGCGGCTGCGAGGTCGTCATCGCGACCCCGGGCCGGCTCGCCGACCTCATCGACCGCGGCGCCGTGCGGCTCGACCAGGTCGGCATCACCGTCCTGGACGAGGCCGACCAGATGGCCGACATGGGCTTCCTGCCGCAGGTCACCCGGCTGCTCGACCAGGTCGAGCCCGGCGGGCAGCGCATGCTGTTCTCGGCCACGCTCGACCGCAACGTCGACCGGCTGGTCCGGACTTTCCTCAGCGACCCGGTCACCCACTCGGTCGACCCGTCGGCTGGCGCGGTCACCACGATGGAGCACCACCTGCTGCACGTCTCGGACGCCGGCAAGCTGGACGCGGCCGTCCACATCGCCGCCCGGGACGGGCGCACCATCATGTTCGTCGGCATGAAGCACGCCGCCGACCGCCTCACCAAGAAGCTGCTGTCCAGCGGCGTCCGGGCCGCGGCCCTGCACGGCGGGAAGTCCCAGCCGCAGCGCAACCGGACCCTGGAGCAGTTCCGCACGGGCGAGGTCAACGTGCTGGTCGCCACCAACGTGGCCGCCCGCGGCATCCACATCGACGGCCTGGACATGGTCGTCAACGTCGACCCGCCGACCGACCACAAGGACTACCTGCACCGCGGCGGCCGCACGGCCCGCGCCGGCGAGTCCGGCACGGTCGTCACCCTGGTCCTGTCCGGCCAGCGCCGCGAGATGGACCGGATGATGCGCACCGCCGGCATCACCCCCGCAGAGGCCCGCGTGGCCGCGGGCGAAGCCCTCCTCACCCGCATCACCGGCGCCCGGCCCCCGTCCGGCATCCCGGTGGTCATCGCGCCCGCGGCCGAGCCCGCCCCACGCCGCACCGCCCAGGGCAACGGCCGCCGCCGCTCCGGCTCCGGCAATCCCCGCCGCGCCGGCGGCCACGGCCGCCCGCAGCGCACCGCCGCCACCCGCTAG
- a CDS encoding ABC transporter substrate-binding protein: MNRSRGARGGVHGRREVLRLFGAGAGVLAAGGLLSACGGESSGGTSSDGTLTVKDQLGWLKLTQYGGFYAAEKKGYYAAEKISTTFTAGGPNILAWQQIASGRAMTGDDDNTNVLVAAAKGRPLVVYGAIFQTSPFAIISKKSDPITGIEDFAGRTIAVTEASRQQFESLVKKAGVKNVTFVPAGTDPTQLTTGQASGYSGYATSQAVALQQQGVEVNVLYLEDLGVKSYGNVLVTTRDQLDDHHDDLVRFLRATIKGHEYMNANPAEIGGLVATDWNSGGLKAADEVATAEFQKDLIASPKGVLQVDPAKMQEIIDGLVEVGTLSKSLKASDVVDTSVLEAAYGGRTSLLS, translated from the coding sequence ATGAACAGGTCACGTGGGGCGCGCGGCGGTGTGCACGGGCGGCGCGAGGTCCTCAGGCTCTTCGGCGCGGGCGCCGGAGTGCTCGCCGCGGGCGGGCTGCTGTCCGCCTGCGGCGGAGAGTCGTCGGGCGGTACGTCGTCGGACGGCACCCTCACCGTCAAGGACCAGCTCGGCTGGCTGAAGCTCACCCAGTACGGCGGGTTCTACGCCGCCGAGAAGAAGGGCTACTACGCCGCGGAGAAGATCTCCACCACCTTCACCGCGGGCGGCCCCAACATCCTCGCCTGGCAGCAGATCGCCTCCGGTCGTGCCATGACCGGCGACGACGACAACACCAACGTCCTCGTCGCCGCCGCCAAGGGCAGGCCCCTGGTCGTCTACGGCGCGATCTTCCAGACGTCGCCGTTCGCGATCATCAGCAAGAAGAGCGACCCGATCACCGGCATCGAGGACTTCGCGGGCCGCACCATCGCCGTCACCGAGGCCTCCCGCCAGCAGTTCGAGTCCCTGGTGAAGAAGGCCGGCGTCAAGAACGTCACCTTCGTGCCGGCGGGCACCGACCCCACCCAGCTCACCACCGGCCAGGCCTCCGGTTACTCCGGCTACGCCACCTCCCAGGCGGTGGCCCTCCAGCAGCAGGGCGTCGAGGTGAACGTGCTCTACCTGGAGGACCTCGGCGTCAAGAGCTACGGCAACGTCCTGGTCACCACGCGGGACCAGCTGGACGACCACCACGACGACCTGGTCCGCTTCCTGCGCGCCACCATCAAGGGCCACGAGTACATGAACGCCAACCCCGCCGAGATCGGCGGGCTCGTGGCGACCGACTGGAACTCGGGCGGCCTGAAGGCCGCGGACGAGGTGGCCACCGCCGAGTTCCAGAAGGACCTCATCGCCTCGCCCAAGGGCGTCCTTCAGGTCGACCCGGCGAAGATGCAGGAGATCATCGACGGCCTGGTGGAGGTGGGCACGCTGTCGAAGTCGCTCAAGGCCTCCGACGTCGTCGACACCTCCGTGCTGGAAGCCGCCTACGGCGGGCGCACCTCCCTCCTGTCCTGA
- a CDS encoding amidohydrolase family protein — protein MIIDAYNNVWQAGGTSDYLTAESYTPENMIASMDAAGVDMAVGCSLGQMIDNAFISRTVAAYPDRIVGFGQVDPRRPDAVETVTACAQEYGLRGLKLHPTMHGYHFADHGLLDPIFEACRENGLMILVNALDDPFCAPLSIEEISRSFPEVPLLIAHMGTIWNVNEAILVAERNEHIYLETSGTQLIEVQMAYKRLGAGRLVMGTDWPGSHFDLERAKIARAIPDEKDRALVEGANLARLLGLTDRAAGAEAGRV, from the coding sequence GTGATCATCGACGCGTACAACAACGTCTGGCAGGCCGGGGGAACCTCGGACTACCTGACCGCCGAGTCCTACACCCCGGAGAACATGATCGCGTCGATGGACGCGGCCGGCGTCGACATGGCGGTGGGCTGCTCCCTCGGGCAGATGATCGACAACGCGTTCATCTCCCGCACGGTCGCGGCGTACCCGGACCGGATCGTCGGCTTCGGCCAGGTCGACCCGCGCCGCCCCGACGCCGTCGAGACGGTCACCGCGTGCGCTCAGGAGTACGGGCTGCGCGGGCTGAAGCTCCACCCCACCATGCACGGCTACCACTTCGCCGACCATGGACTGCTCGACCCGATCTTCGAGGCCTGCCGGGAGAACGGCCTGATGATCCTGGTGAACGCGCTGGACGATCCGTTCTGCGCGCCGCTGTCCATCGAGGAGATCTCCCGGTCGTTCCCCGAGGTGCCGCTGCTGATCGCGCACATGGGGACGATCTGGAACGTCAACGAGGCCATCCTGGTGGCCGAGCGCAACGAGCACATCTACCTGGAGACCTCCGGCACCCAGCTCATCGAGGTCCAGATGGCCTACAAGCGGCTCGGCGCGGGCCGGCTGGTCATGGGCACCGACTGGCCCGGCAGCCACTTCGACCTGGAACGCGCGAAGATCGCCCGGGCGATCCCCGACGAGAAGGACCGGGCCCTGGTCGAGGGCGCCAACCTCGCCCGGCTGCTGGGCCTGACCGACCGGGCCGCGGGCGCGGAAGCGGGCCGGGTATGA
- a CDS encoding ABC transporter ATP-binding protein, producing the protein MSPSKGALPAPVPRTADGGTGVVRATGIGKRFDVGGGDFTALDGIALTVREGSFCSLIGPSGCGKSTLLRILSDVVPPTTGTVEIFGRSPAEARGESEFGFVFQDPVLLPWRTAQANVELPLQVTGVPKAERRERAAELLRLVGLEGFEKALPAKLSGGMARRVAIARALILKPRLLFLDEPFNGLDEIRRRQMNDELQRIWMSTGTTAVLVTHNVSEAVFLSDQVLVMGRGPGRVIAELDIDLPRPRTAETMLLPRFTEYERTLTALLTDAYAGAGL; encoded by the coding sequence ATGAGCCCCTCGAAGGGCGCCCTTCCGGCCCCCGTGCCGCGCACCGCCGACGGCGGAACGGGGGTCGTCCGCGCCACCGGCATCGGCAAGCGGTTCGACGTCGGCGGCGGCGACTTCACCGCACTGGACGGCATCGCCCTCACCGTCCGCGAAGGCAGCTTCTGCAGCCTCATCGGCCCGTCCGGCTGCGGGAAGTCCACCCTTCTGCGCATCCTGTCGGACGTCGTGCCGCCCACCACCGGCACCGTCGAGATCTTCGGCCGCTCCCCCGCCGAGGCGCGCGGCGAAAGCGAGTTCGGCTTCGTCTTCCAGGACCCGGTGCTCCTGCCCTGGCGCACCGCCCAGGCCAACGTGGAGCTGCCCCTCCAGGTCACCGGTGTGCCGAAGGCCGAGCGCCGCGAGCGCGCCGCCGAGCTGCTGCGGCTGGTCGGCCTGGAGGGCTTCGAGAAGGCCCTGCCCGCGAAGCTGTCCGGCGGCATGGCCCGCCGGGTGGCGATCGCCCGCGCGCTGATCCTCAAGCCCCGGCTGCTCTTCCTCGACGAGCCGTTCAACGGCCTCGACGAGATCCGCCGCCGCCAGATGAACGACGAACTCCAGCGGATCTGGATGAGCACCGGCACCACCGCGGTCCTGGTCACCCACAACGTCTCCGAAGCGGTGTTCCTGTCCGACCAGGTCCTGGTCATGGGCCGCGGCCCCGGCCGCGTCATCGCCGAACTGGACATCGACCTGCCTCGCCCGCGCACCGCCGAGACCATGCTGCTGCCGCGGTTCACCGAGTACGAGCGCACGCTGACCGCCCTGCTGACCGACGCCTACGCGGGAGCCGGTCTGTGA
- a CDS encoding ABC transporter permease encodes MSRRRAAGTDVLGRHAMSRRASLLIGVAVYAVLLAAWELYGRSAYRPGGAFPPPSRILGVLWDGRDGYVRNTWATVGEAAAGFAGGVLLAVLLALVMDRFRAVGDGLHRLALMLYSIPVIGLAPALVAWLGLGFTSKAVVALLAAFFPVLVNLAGALRATDPRVRELGRILALGRTKELLRLRLPYALPALVASLKIAAPAAFIGAMIAEWVGADQGLGLALLYAMFGYQMPEMWAALVLSTAVTGLLAALFGGLARIATPWHASVGTAGEGR; translated from the coding sequence GTGAGCCGGCGCCGCGCGGCCGGGACCGACGTCCTCGGCCGGCACGCGATGAGCCGCCGCGCCTCCCTGCTGATCGGGGTGGCCGTCTACGCCGTCCTCCTCGCCGCCTGGGAGCTCTACGGCCGCTCCGCCTACCGACCGGGCGGGGCGTTCCCGCCGCCGTCCAGGATCCTCGGCGTCCTCTGGGACGGCCGGGACGGCTACGTCCGCAACACCTGGGCCACCGTCGGCGAGGCCGCGGCCGGGTTCGCCGGAGGGGTGCTCCTCGCCGTGCTGCTCGCCCTGGTCATGGACCGGTTCCGGGCGGTCGGCGACGGACTGCACCGCCTCGCCCTGATGCTCTACAGCATCCCGGTGATCGGCCTCGCGCCCGCCCTCGTCGCCTGGCTCGGGCTCGGCTTCACCTCCAAGGCGGTGGTGGCGCTGCTCGCCGCGTTCTTCCCCGTCCTGGTCAACCTGGCGGGCGCGCTGCGCGCCACCGACCCCCGGGTGCGGGAGCTGGGCAGGATCCTCGCCCTCGGCCGGACGAAGGAGCTGCTGCGGCTCCGGCTGCCGTACGCGCTGCCCGCGCTCGTGGCGTCCCTGAAGATCGCCGCGCCCGCCGCGTTCATCGGCGCCATGATCGCCGAGTGGGTCGGCGCCGACCAGGGCCTCGGACTCGCCCTGCTGTACGCGATGTTCGGCTACCAGATGCCCGAGATGTGGGCCGCGCTCGTGCTGTCGACCGCCGTCACCGGGCTGCTGGCCGCGCTGTTCGGCGGCCTCGCCCGGATCGCCACCCCGTGGCACGCCTCGGTCGGCACGGCGGGAGAGGGACGGTGA
- a CDS encoding ABC transporter permease, whose amino-acid sequence MNPSRPATATAAATPGRRAARVLRRLREPLVSATVFGLAILGWEVGVRVTGTPDYALPAPSLIVSTADWAGVLTAARDTVGSVLMGFAAGNAAGLLLALLISASPLLAAVLYPLALTVRAVPVVALAPFITLVAGRGAAPTVVVAALIVFFPTLVNVLLGLRSVEREALELMHVLNCRARTVYWRVRLPAAMPAFFDSLRIAAPSAVLGVMTAEWLIGGDGLGKLVISTALSQDTATMWGAILASSAVAGLVYAAITLAERRLLPWAVRR is encoded by the coding sequence ATGAACCCCTCGCGCCCGGCCACCGCGACCGCCGCGGCCACGCCCGGCCGCCGGGCGGCCCGCGTCCTGCGCCGCCTGCGCGAACCCCTCGTGTCCGCCACGGTGTTCGGCCTCGCGATCCTCGGGTGGGAGGTCGGCGTACGCGTCACCGGCACCCCCGACTACGCGCTCCCCGCCCCCAGCCTGATCGTCTCCACCGCGGACTGGGCGGGTGTGCTGACCGCCGCCCGGGACACCGTGGGCTCGGTCCTGATGGGATTCGCCGCCGGCAACGCGGCCGGACTGCTCCTCGCCCTGCTCATTTCCGCGTCCCCGCTGCTGGCCGCGGTCCTCTACCCCCTCGCGCTCACCGTGCGGGCCGTTCCGGTGGTGGCGCTCGCCCCCTTCATCACCCTGGTCGCGGGCCGGGGCGCCGCCCCCACCGTCGTGGTCGCCGCCCTGATCGTGTTCTTCCCCACCCTGGTCAACGTGCTGCTCGGGCTGCGCTCGGTGGAGCGCGAGGCGCTGGAGCTGATGCACGTGCTCAACTGCCGCGCCAGGACGGTCTACTGGCGGGTCCGGCTGCCCGCCGCGATGCCCGCCTTCTTCGACTCGCTGCGGATCGCCGCGCCCTCCGCGGTGCTCGGCGTGATGACCGCGGAGTGGCTGATCGGCGGCGACGGCCTCGGCAAGCTCGTCATCAGCACGGCGCTGTCCCAGGACACCGCCACGATGTGGGGCGCGATCCTCGCCTCGTCCGCCGTCGCGGGCCTGGTGTACGCCGCCATCACCCTCGCCGAGCGCCGCCTGCTGCCCTGGGCGGTGCGCCGATGA
- a CDS encoding amidohydrolase family protein encodes MTRPPADGPLLLRCRTLVADAASAPLADAGVLVDATGTVTRVAPYALLADKAPAARTEVLDGVVLPAFTDAHSHLRALPLAEQDVADADLESWVVRLTGATALDPGDDALVAADGLTATGVTTVQAVHHTFAGPEEYTASVTAVARELVLSGLRAQLAVGLTDQAEFSPETASGTRGTPAAPHRGLRPDRLPPLLAGLLRSAGRWPGVRIALAPVAPQWCSDEALDALRRCAADGVRLHTHLLESPHQRGWLADGDDPVARLDRHRLLGPGTSAAHGVWLTDAETALLAERGTALVHCPTSNLRLGSGDARVRSWLDAGAAVALGLDSQHQGPPDMFAEMRAALAAAERAGGPLTSREVLAMATEGGAAATGNTGRLGRIAPGHRADLVCVAVPGGIGTDPVEHVVHEATHRDVSDVLRAGRWLVGAGVTLRGAEANAARTRLRAALFADRAARARRMAALAPTEAALRALLDDTNTRRLPPNDRTERYARTRDRGEA; translated from the coding sequence ATGACCCGCCCGCCGGCCGACGGCCCCCTGCTGCTGCGCTGCCGCACCCTGGTCGCCGACGCCGCGTCCGCGCCGCTGGCCGACGCCGGAGTGCTGGTGGACGCCACCGGCACCGTGACCCGGGTGGCGCCCTACGCGCTGCTGGCCGACAAGGCGCCCGCCGCCCGCACCGAGGTCCTGGACGGCGTGGTCCTGCCCGCCTTCACCGACGCGCACAGCCATCTGCGGGCGCTGCCCCTGGCCGAGCAGGACGTCGCCGACGCCGACCTGGAGAGCTGGGTCGTCCGGCTGACCGGCGCCACCGCGCTCGACCCCGGCGACGACGCCCTCGTCGCCGCGGACGGTCTGACGGCCACCGGGGTGACGACCGTGCAGGCCGTCCACCACACCTTCGCCGGGCCCGAGGAGTACACCGCCTCGGTGACCGCGGTCGCGCGGGAGCTGGTCCTGTCCGGGCTGCGGGCCCAGCTCGCCGTCGGCCTCACCGACCAGGCCGAGTTCTCCCCGGAAACCGCCTCCGGGACTCGGGGAACTCCCGCGGCGCCGCACCGCGGTCTGCGCCCCGACCGGCTCCCTCCCCTGCTCGCCGGGCTCCTCCGGTCCGCCGGACGGTGGCCCGGCGTACGGATCGCCCTCGCGCCGGTGGCCCCCCAGTGGTGCTCCGATGAGGCGCTCGACGCGCTGCGCCGCTGCGCGGCCGACGGCGTGCGGCTGCACACCCATCTGCTGGAGAGCCCCCACCAGCGCGGCTGGCTCGCCGACGGCGACGACCCGGTGGCCCGGCTCGACCGGCACCGGCTGCTGGGCCCCGGCACCTCGGCCGCCCACGGCGTCTGGCTCACCGACGCCGAGACCGCCCTGCTCGCGGAGCGCGGCACGGCGCTCGTGCACTGCCCCACGTCCAATCTGCGGCTCGGCTCCGGCGACGCCCGGGTCCGGTCCTGGCTCGACGCCGGGGCGGCCGTCGCGCTGGGCCTGGACAGCCAGCACCAGGGGCCGCCCGACATGTTCGCCGAGATGCGCGCCGCGCTGGCCGCGGCCGAACGCGCCGGAGGTCCGCTGACCTCCCGGGAAGTGCTCGCCATGGCCACCGAGGGCGGGGCCGCCGCGACCGGGAACACCGGCCGCCTCGGCCGGATCGCCCCGGGCCACCGCGCGGACCTGGTGTGCGTCGCGGTCCCCGGCGGCATCGGCACCGACCCCGTGGAGCACGTCGTCCACGAGGCGACGCACCGCGACGTCAGCGACGTGCTGCGAGCCGGGCGCTGGCTGGTCGGGGCGGGGGTGACCCTGCGCGGGGCCGAGGCGAACGCCGCCCGGACCAGGCTCCGGGCGGCCCTCTTCGCCGACCGGGCCGCCCGAGCGCGCCGGATGGCCGCCCTCGCCCCGACGGAGGCGGCCCTGCGCGCCCTGCTGGACGACACGAACACACGACGGCTCCCGCCGAACGACCGCACCGAGCGGTACGCGCGGACCCGGGACCGGGGGGAGGCATGA
- a CDS encoding SMP-30/gluconolactonase/LRE family protein has protein sequence MPVLHAPAAPVLAAGCALGEGPAWDDATGELHWADIPSGRLHRYHPPTGKARHRDFGHTVSAVLPRAGGGHAVAARHGLLVLDGEGRTERTVAVPGEPEGNRLGDAGVDPAGRLWFGTLDLDMLPGRGALYRLDPGAEAPRRILSATSVANGLGWSPDGARMYFIDSATRRVDVLDYDPATGEATGRRPWATVEDEAGVPDGLAVDAEGGVWVALWRGGQVRRYGPDGTHDMTLPLPVSQVTSCAFGGPGLGLLYVTTGRVGMSDRRLAAEPAAGAVFAADVGVPGLPVPPCAV, from the coding sequence ATGCCGGTCCTGCACGCGCCCGCCGCGCCGGTCCTGGCCGCGGGCTGCGCACTGGGCGAGGGGCCCGCCTGGGACGACGCCACCGGTGAACTGCACTGGGCGGACATCCCGTCCGGCCGGCTCCACCGCTACCACCCGCCGACCGGCAAGGCCCGGCACCGCGACTTCGGGCACACGGTGAGCGCCGTCCTGCCCCGCGCCGGAGGCGGCCACGCGGTCGCCGCCCGGCACGGCCTCCTGGTCCTCGACGGGGAGGGCCGCACCGAGCGGACCGTCGCCGTACCCGGCGAACCCGAGGGCAACCGGCTCGGCGACGCCGGGGTGGACCCCGCCGGACGGCTCTGGTTCGGCACCCTCGACCTCGACATGCTGCCCGGCCGCGGCGCCCTGTACCGGCTCGACCCCGGTGCCGAGGCGCCCCGCCGGATCCTGTCGGCCACCAGCGTCGCCAACGGCCTCGGCTGGTCCCCGGACGGAGCCCGGATGTACTTCATCGACAGCGCCACCCGCCGCGTCGACGTCCTCGACTACGACCCCGCCACCGGCGAGGCCACCGGGCGGCGCCCCTGGGCGACCGTCGAGGACGAGGCGGGCGTGCCCGACGGGCTCGCCGTCGACGCCGAGGGCGGGGTGTGGGTCGCCCTCTGGCGCGGCGGCCAGGTCCGCCGCTACGGCCCGGACGGGACCCACGACATGACCCTTCCGCTCCCGGTCAGCCAGGTCACCAGCTGCGCGTTCGGCGGCCCCGGCCTCGGGCTGCTCTATGTCACCACCGGCCGGGTCGGCATGAGCGACCGCCGGCTGGCCGCCGAGCCCGCCGCGGGCGCCGTGTTCGCCGCCGACGTAGGCGTCCCCGGCCTGCCGGTGCCGCCCTGCGCGGTCTGA
- a CDS encoding gamma-glutamyltransferase family protein, producing MTIAQGFEQPLTPAARGAGMGGGVVPGVFAGAESMRPTLLGERWAVVAGHPLVSQVAAEILGRGGNAVDAGVAAGLASNVVQADMANFGGIAPVLVRTAGSATAHSVAGVGRWGRAATLDAMLARHGGKLPLGGAPSIVPGAPSGWITTLREFGTLSFAEAAAPAIELAEEGFPLDVRTAHSLTVMGRGFSQWESSRAVYWPEGRAPRPGERLTQPELGALLRSLADAETAAIGAGAGRDGGLRAAHDAFYRGEPARRIAEFVTAAGGFLDVGDLASFTAEVGEAPAVRFGDRTVHVTPAWSQGLIVAQALGVLGGHDLAAAGHNSETYLHLVTEALKLAFAERERHYGDPAHTAADPADLLAPARLDALRARIGHRALPDLPAPDDGRPRIGSTTAIVVMDADGNAFASSPSDTADGAPLIPGLGILCSPRGVQSRLVAGHPNVIAPGKRPCVTPAAMITLTDRPGGGEPAVGALACPGGDVIVQAMLQAFLNDAVFGMTAQQAVEAPRVFGSSFPGGFHPHPSGGGLLLVEDRIPAAVRDALAARGHLVRPWPAYEFDAGSVQTVGDLVPPSLDGRRVLAAGADPRRSAYAAAR from the coding sequence ATGACCATCGCGCAGGGATTCGAGCAGCCCCTGACCCCCGCCGCACGGGGGGCGGGCATGGGCGGCGGAGTCGTGCCCGGGGTGTTCGCCGGGGCCGAGTCGATGCGCCCCACGCTGCTCGGCGAACGCTGGGCGGTCGTCGCCGGGCACCCGCTGGTCAGCCAGGTCGCCGCCGAGATCCTCGGCCGCGGCGGCAACGCCGTGGACGCCGGGGTCGCCGCGGGCCTCGCCTCCAACGTCGTCCAGGCCGACATGGCGAACTTCGGCGGCATCGCCCCCGTCCTCGTCCGCACCGCCGGTTCCGCCACCGCGCACAGCGTCGCCGGGGTCGGCCGGTGGGGCCGTGCCGCCACCCTCGACGCCATGCTCGCCCGGCACGGCGGCAAGCTCCCGCTGGGCGGCGCCCCCTCCATCGTCCCCGGCGCTCCCTCCGGCTGGATCACCACGCTGCGCGAGTTCGGCACCCTGAGCTTCGCCGAGGCCGCCGCGCCCGCGATCGAGCTCGCCGAGGAGGGCTTCCCGCTGGACGTGCGCACCGCCCACAGCCTCACCGTGATGGGCCGCGGCTTCTCCCAATGGGAGTCCAGCCGCGCCGTGTACTGGCCCGAGGGCCGCGCGCCCCGGCCCGGCGAGCGCCTCACCCAGCCCGAACTCGGCGCGCTGCTGCGCTCCCTGGCCGATGCCGAGACCGCCGCGATCGGCGCGGGCGCGGGCCGGGACGGCGGTCTGCGCGCCGCCCACGATGCCTTCTACCGGGGCGAACCGGCCCGCCGCATCGCCGAGTTCGTCACCGCCGCCGGGGGTTTCCTGGACGTCGGCGACCTGGCCTCCTTCACCGCCGAGGTCGGCGAGGCCCCCGCCGTCCGCTTCGGCGACCGCACCGTCCACGTCACCCCCGCCTGGAGCCAGGGCCTCATCGTCGCCCAGGCGCTCGGCGTGCTCGGCGGCCACGACCTCGCCGCCGCCGGGCACAACAGCGAGACCTATCTGCACCTGGTCACCGAGGCTCTGAAGCTCGCCTTCGCCGAACGCGAGCGGCACTACGGCGACCCCGCGCACACCGCCGCAGACCCGGCCGACCTGCTGGCCCCCGCCCGGCTGGACGCCCTGCGCGCCCGCATCGGGCACCGGGCCCTGCCCGACCTGCCCGCCCCCGACGACGGACGGCCCCGGATCGGCAGCACCACCGCGATCGTCGTCATGGACGCCGACGGCAACGCCTTCGCCTCCTCGCCCAGCGACACCGCCGACGGCGCGCCCCTCATCCCCGGCCTCGGCATCCTGTGCTCCCCGCGCGGCGTCCAGAGCAGGCTCGTCGCCGGGCACCCCAACGTCATCGCGCCGGGCAAGCGGCCCTGCGTCACCCCGGCCGCCATGATCACCCTCACCGACCGTCCCGGCGGCGGCGAGCCGGCGGTCGGCGCGCTCGCCTGCCCGGGCGGCGACGTCATCGTGCAGGCCATGCTCCAGGCGTTCCTGAACGACGCCGTGTTCGGCATGACCGCCCAGCAGGCCGTCGAGGCGCCCCGGGTCTTCGGCTCCAGCTTCCCCGGCGGATTCCACCCGCACCCGTCCGGCGGCGGCCTGCTGCTCGTCGAGGACCGGATCCCGGCCGCCGTCCGCGACGCCCTCGCCGCCCGCGGCCACCTCGTGCGGCCCTGGCCCGCCTATGAGTTCGACGCCGGGTCCGTCCAGACCGTCGGCGACCTCGTGCCGCCGTCCCTTGATGGGCGGCGCGTCCTGGCGGCGGGCGCCGACCCGAGGCGCAGCGCCTACGCGGCGGCCCGCTGA